In Triticum aestivum cultivar Chinese Spring chromosome 5B, IWGSC CS RefSeq v2.1, whole genome shotgun sequence, the following proteins share a genomic window:
- the LOC123117036 gene encoding uncharacterized protein, with translation MGLCVSYDAAAARVVLPSGELREYSPPATAALALEEVGHQEWFVCDADAMGFEGSVAAMAAGEQLRPGQIYFVLPAEMLRRCLTGEEVASLVVKASAALVKAATASSAGGRRRRGSVAPLMFAPSEEDYSDETLAKFAVKPAVPQKRRVAYRGGRSPPRFSPDLTAILESE, from the coding sequence ATGGGCCTGTGTGTGTCGTACGACGCGGCGGCCGCGAGGGTGGTGCTCCCCAGCGGCGAGCTCCGGGAGTACTCGCCTCCCGCGACGGCAGCGCTGGCTCTTGAGGAGGTGGGGCACCAGGAGTGGTTCGTCTGCGACGCCGACGCGATGGGGTTCGAGGGCTCCGTCGCGGCGATGGCCGCCGGTGAGCAGCTCCGGCCGGGGCAGATCTACTTCGTGCTCCCCGCAGAGATGCTGCGCCGCTGCCTCACAGGCGAGGAGGTGGCCTCGCTCGTCGTCAAGGCCAGCGCCGCCCTCGTCAAGGCCGCCACCGCCTCGTCAGCtggcggccggcgccggcgaggcTCCGTGGCGCCGCTCATGTTCGCGCCGTCGGAGGAGGATTACTCCGACGAAACCTTGGCGAAGTTTGCAGTGAAGCCGGCGGTGCCGCAGAAGCGGAGGGTGGCCTACCGAGGCGGGAGGTCGCCGCCGCGGTTCTCGCCCGACTTAACCGCCATTTTGGAGAGCGAGTAG